In Lathamus discolor isolate bLatDis1 chromosome 12, bLatDis1.hap1, whole genome shotgun sequence, a genomic segment contains:
- the ACACB gene encoding acetyl-CoA carboxylase 2 isoform X4, giving the protein MLLPALLLLLLCARLVLTRMSSARRSQEEEDEEEEKPEQPTTAPTTAKPPAGPSPAAGSAVPEAGRAAEGEQERIAVYNPAALRRPAMAKFVLGSFEDSSSDDELRAAAIRLGRRHSSLAPAGGPEPAAIATLLEAGGMRPSMSGSHLAKKGREHKKMDLQRDFTVASQAEFVTRFGGSRVIEKVLIANNGIAAVKCMRSIRRWAYEMFRNERAIRFVVMVTPEDLKANAEYIKMADHYVPVPGGTNNNNYANVELIVDISKRIPVQAVWAGWGHASENPKLPELLQKNGIAFLGPPSEAMWALGDKVASTIVAQTLQIPTLPWSGSGLLAQRSEEGQKHQQMISIPLETYEQACIKDAEEGLEVAKRIGYPLMIKAAEGGGGKGIRKVEAVEEFGTCFRQVQAEAPGSPIFLMKLAQHARHLEVQVLADEYGHAISLFGRDCSIQRRHQKIIEEAPVSIAAPSVIEVMEQCAVSLAQRVGYVSAGTVEYLYSEDGSFHFLELNPRLQVEHPCTEMIADVNLPAAQLQIAMGIPLHRIKDIRVLYGESPWGDTSITFHSPTNTPVPRGHVIAARITSENPEEGFKPSSGTVQELNFRSSKNVWGYFSVAAAGGLHEFADSQFGHCFSWGENREEAISNMVVALKELSIRGDFRTTVEYLIKLLETESFQTNAIDTGWLDHLIAEKVQAEKPDTMLGLVCGALNVADAAFRTCMTDFLHTLERGQVLPAASLLNMVDVELIYEGVKYVLQVARQSLTTYVIIMNRTYIEIDVHRLNDGGLLLSYDGNSYTTYMKEEIDRYRLTIGNKTCDFEKEKDPTVLRSPSAGKLLQYTVDDGGHVDEGSVFAEIEVMKIIMTLTVEEAGRVHYIKRPGALLEPGCVIARLELDDPTKVKPAQPFTGGLPPQQTLPITGEKQHHVLRNVLENLTNVMNGYCLPEPYFSAKVKEWVAQLMKTLRDPSLPLLELQEIMTSISGRIPLSVEKSIRKVMAQYASNITSVLCRFPSQQIASVLDTHAATLQRKAEREVFFMNTQSLVQLVQRYRSGILGYMKAVVLDLLRRYLQVETQFQHAHYDKCVISLREQCKPDMTPVLESIFSHAQVAKKNLLVIMLIDQLCGRDPTLTDELTAILNELTQLSKTEHSKVALRARQVLIASHLPSYELRHNQVESIFLSSIDMYRHEFSPENLKKLILSETTIFDVLPIFFYHTNQAVRMAALEVYVRRGYLAYELNSLQHRQLSDGTCLVEFQFMLPSSHPNMMSVPISISNPDLARHSTELFMDSGFSPLSQRLGAMVAFDRFEDFTRNFDEVMSCFANPPSESAFFNEPRATIYEEEEAKNIHEEPIHILNVALRWADHAEDEKLVPIFRAFAQSKKKFLVDCGIRRITFLIAQQREFPKFFTFRARDEFAEDRIYRHLEPALAFQLELSRMRNFDLTAIPCANHKMHLYLGAARVQVGTEATDYRFFIRAIVRHSDFITKEASFEYLQNEGERLLLEAMDELEVAFSNTVVRTDCNHIFLNFVPTVIMDPSKIEESVRSVVMRYGSRLWKLRVLQAEVKINIRLTPTAKAIPIRLFLTNESGYYLDISLYKEVKDPTTGSIMFQSYGDKRGQQHGMLINTAYVTKDLLQAKRFQAQSLGTTYVYDFPEMLRQALSKLWGSSQQYRKDILTYTELVLDSQGQLVQMNRAPGGNQVGMVAFKMKLKTPEYPKGRDIVLICNDITHRIGSFGPEEDLVFLRASELARAEGIPRVYIAANSGARIGFADEIKHMFQVAWVDPEDPYKGFKYLYLTPQDYTRVSTMNSVHCEHVEEGGESRYVLRDIIGKENGFGVENLRAAGTIAGESSRAYDEIVTISMVSCRAIGIGAYLVRLGQRVIQVENSHIILTGVTALNKVLGREVYTSNNQLGGVQIMHNNGVSHVTVPDDFEGVYTILQWLSYMPKDNRSPVPIIAITDPVEREIDFIPSKVPYDPRWMLAGRPHPTIKGTWQSGFFDQGSFMEIMRPWAQTVVVGRARLGGLPVGVIAVETRTVEVTIPADPANLDSEAKIVQQAGQVWFPDSAFKTAQAIRDFNREHLPLMIFANWRGFSSGMKDMYDQMLKFGAFIVDSLRDFKQPVLVYIPPHAELRGGSWVVIDSTINPLYVELYADKESRAGILEPGGAVEIKFRKKDLVKTMRRIDTVYAKLAEQLGTPELSEAQRKELEQQLKAREELLLPMYYQVALHFADLHDTPGRMQEKGVITDILEWKNARSFLYWRLRRLLLEEVVKAEVLKANRELSHIRIQSMLRRWFMETEGAEKGYLWDNNQVVVEWLEKHMQEDESTQSAIRENIKYLQRDYVLKRIRSLVQTNPEVTMDCIIQVAQHLSPAQKAQAVHLLSTVDNNSPS; this is encoded by the exons atgctgctgccagccctgctgctgctgctgctgtgcgcACGCCTCGTCTTGACCAGGATGTCCAGCGCCCGTCGcagccaggaggaggaggatgaggaggaggagaagccggAGCAGCCCACGACGGCTCCCACCACCGCCAAGCCCCCGGCCgggccgagccccgcggccggcAGCGCGGTGCCAGAGGCCGGCAGGGCGGCGGAGGGGGAGCAGGAGCGCATCGCCGTGTACAACCCCGCGGCGCTGCGCCGGCCCGCCATGGCCAAGTTCGTGCTGGGCTCCTTCGAGGACAGCAGCTCCGATGACGAGCTGCGGGCCGCCGCCATCCGCCTGGGCAGGAGGCACAGCAGCCTGGCCCCGGCCGGGGGCCCCGAGCCCGCCGCCATCGCCACGCTCCTGGAGGCGGGCGGCATGAG GCCGAGCATGTCCGGCTCGCATCTAGCAAAGAAAGGCCGTGAACACAAGAAGATGGATCTGCAGCGGGACTTCACCGTCGCCTCGCAGGCCGAGTTCGTCACCCGCTTTGGTGGCAGCCGTGTCATTGAGAAG GTCCTCATTGCCAACAATGGCATCGCTGCTGTGAAGTGCATGCGCTCCATCCGCCGCTGGGCCTATGAGATGTTCCGAAACGAGCGTGCCATTCGGTTCGTGGTCATGGTCACCCCCGAGGACCTCAAGGCTAACGCAG AGTACATCAAGATGGCAGATCACTACGTGCCTGTCCCCGGGGGGACCAACAACAACAACTATGCCAACGTGGAGCTGATCGTGGACATTTCCAAACGGATCCCAGTCCAG GCGGTGTGGGCTGGCTGGGGCCATGCCTCGGAGAACCCCAAGCTGCCAGAGCTGCTACAGAAAAACGGGATAGCTTTCCTAG GTCCCCCCAGTGAAGCCATGTGGGCCCTGGGGGATAAAGTCGCTTCCACCATCGTGGCTCAGACGCTGCAGATCCCCACACTGCCTTGGAGCGGGAGTG GTCTGCTGGCCCAGCGGTCGGAGGAGGGCCAGAAGCATCAGCAGATGATCAGCATCCCCCTCGAGACATATGAGCAGGCCTGCATAAAGGATGCGGAGGAAGGCCTGGAG GTGGCCAAGAGGATCGGCTACCCACTGATGATCAAGGCAGCAGAAGGCGGTGGGGGAAAAGGCATCCGGAAAGTGGAAGCAGTGGAAGAATTTGGCACCTGCTTCCGGCAG GTGCAGGCAGAGGCCCCCGGCTCCCCCATCTTCCTGATGAAGCTGGCACAGCACGCGCGGCACCTGGAGGTGCAGGTGCTGGCTGACGAGTACGGCCACGCCATCTCCCTCTTCGGCCGAGACTGCTCCATCCAGCGCCGGCACCAGAAGATCATTGAGGAAGCGCCCGTCAGCATCGCGGCACCCTCCGTCATCGAGGTGATGGAGCAG TGTGCGGTCAGCCTGGCGCAGAGGGTGGGTTACGTGAGCGCGGGCACCGTCGAGTACCTCTACAGTGAAGACGGGAGCTTCCACTTCCTCGAGCTGAACCCGCGCCTGCAGGTGGAGCATCCTTGCACAGAGATGATTGCGGATGTGAACCTCCCTGCTGCCCAGCTCCAG ATCGCAATGGGCATCCCCTTGCACAGGATAAAAGACATCCGGGTGCTGTACGGGGAGAGCCCCTGGGGCGACACATCCATCACCTTCCACAGCCCCACCAACACCCCCGTGCCCAGGGGCCACGTCATTGCTGCCCGCATCACCAGTGAGAACCCCGAGGAG GGTTTCAAGCCCAGCTCGGGGACAGTGCAGGAGCTGAACTTCCGCAGCAGTAAGAACGTGTGGGGGTACTTCAGCGTGGCAGCAGCTGGGGGGCTGCATGAATTTGCTGATTCCCAGTTTGGGCACTGCTTCTCATGGGGGGAGAACCGGGAAGAGGCCATCTC GAACATGGTGGTCGCCCTGAAGGAGCTCTCTATCCGTGGGGATTTCCGGACCACGGTGGAGTATCTGATTAAACTGCTGGAGACGGAGAGCTTCCAGACCAACGCGATAGACACGGGCTGGCTGGACCACCTCATCGCTGAGAAAGTGCAG GCAGAGAAGCCGGACACGATGCTGGGGCTCGTCTGCGGCGCCCTGAACGTTGCTGATGCTGCCTTCAGGACGTGCATGACCGACTTCCTGCACACCTTAGAGAG AGGGCAGGTCCTGCCAGCAGCCTCCTTGCTGAACATGGTTGACGTGGAGCTCATCTATGAGGGCGTGAAGTATGTTCTCCAG GTTGCCCGTCAGTCCCTGACGACGTACGTCATCATCATGAACCGCACTTACATAGAGATCGACGTGCACCGGCTCAATGACGGCGGGCTGCTGCTCTCCTATGATGGTAACAGCTACACCACCTACATGAAGGAGGAGATCGACAG GTACCGGCTCACCATCGGCAACAAAACGTGTGACTTCGAGAAGGAGAAGGACCCAACGGTGCTGCGCTCGCCCTCGGCGGGGAAGCTGCTGCAGTACACGGTGGATGATGGTGGCCATGTGGATGAAGGGAGCGTGTTTGCAGAGATCGAG GTGATGAAGATCATCATGACACTGACGGTGGAGGAGGCCGGGCGGGTGCACTACATCAAGCGGCCGGGTGCGCTGCTGGAGCCGGGCTGTGTCATAGCCCGGCTCGAGCTGGATGATCCCACCAAAGTGAAGCCT GCTCAGCCATTCACGGGGGGGCTCCCACCCCAGCAGACCCTCCCCATCACTGGGGAGAAGCAGCACCATGTTCTCCGCAACGTGCTGGAGAATCTCACCAATGTCATGAACGGGTACTGCCTGCCCGAGCCCTACTTCAGTGCCAAG GTGAAGGAATGGGTGGCCCAGCTGATGAAGACCCTGCGGGACCCATCCCTGCccctcctggagctgcaggagatcATGACCAGCATTTCAGGCCGGATCCCGCTGTCCGTGGAGAAGTCCATCCGGAAGGTGATGGCGCAGTACGCCAGCAACATCACCTCCGTGCTCTGCCGCTTTCCCAGCCAGCAG atCGCCAGTGTTCTGGACACCCACGCGGCCACGCTGCAGAGGAAGGCTGAACGGGAGGTCTTCTTCATGAACACACAGAGCTTGGTGCAGCTGGTGCAGAG GTACCGCAGTGGCATCCTGGGCTACATGAAGGCAGTGGTGCTGGACCTGCTGAGACGCTACCTGCAAGTGGAGACGCAGTTCCAGCATG CTCACTATGACAAGTGCGTCATCAGCCTGCGGGAGCAGTGCAAACCCGACATGACCCCGGTGCTGGAGAGCATCTTCTCTCATGCCCAGGTGGCAAAGAAGAACCTGCTGGTGATCATGTTAATT GACCAGCTCTGTGGCCGTGACCCCACGCTGACGGATGAGCTGACGGCCATCCTCAACGAGCTGACGCAGCTCAGCAAGACCGAGCACTCCAAAGTGGCCCTGAGAGCCCGGCAG GTGCTCATTGCCTCTCACCTGCCTTCCTACGAGCTGCGGCACAACCAGGTGGAATCCATCTTCCTCTCCTCTATCGACATGTACAGACACGAGTTCTCCCCTGAAAACCTGAAG AAACTGATCCTCTCGGAAACCACCATCTTCGATGTCCTCCCCATCTTCTTCTACCACACCAACCAGGCGGTACGCATGGCGGCACTGGAG GTCTATGTGCGACGCGGGTACCTCGCCTACGAGCTGAACAGCCTGCAGCACCGCCAGCTCTCGGATGGCACCTGCCTCGTGGAGTTCCAGTTCATGCTGCCCTCCTCCCACCCAAACAT GATGTCTGTCCCCATCAGCATATCCAACCCTGACCTGGCCCGGCACAGCACTGAGCTCTTCATGGACAGTGGCTTTTCTCCCCTGAGCCAGCGGTTGGGAGCTATGGTGGCCTTTGACAGATTTGAGGACTTCAccag GAACTTCGATGAAGTGATGTCCTGTTTTGCCAACCCACCTTCGGAGAGTGCCTTCTTCAACGAGCCGCGAGCCACcatctatgaggaggaggaggccaaG AACATCCACGAGGAACCAATCCATATCCTCAACGTCGCGCTCCGCTGGGCCGACCATGCCGAAGACGAGAAGCTGGTGCCCATCTTCAGGGCCTTTGCCCAGTCCAAG AAAAAGTTCCTCGTTGACTGCGGTATCCGGAGAATCACGTTTCTCATTGCCCAGCAG AGAGAATTCCCGAAGTTCTTCACGTTCAGAGCCAGGGATGAG TTTGCAGAGGACCGCATCTACCGGCACCTGGAGCCGGCCCTGGCCTTCCAGCTGGAGCTGAGCCGCATGCGCAACTTCGACCTGACGGCCATCCCCTGCGCCAACCACAAGATGCATCTGTACCTGGGGGCGGCCAGGGTGCAGGTGGGCACCGAGGCCACCGACTACCGCTTCTTCATCCGCGCCATCGTGCGCCACTCGGACTTCATCACCAAG GAGGCTTCCTTCGAGTACCTGCAGAATGAGGGCGAGCGCCTGCTCCTGGAGGCGATGGATGAGCTGGAGGTGGCCTTCAGCAACACCGTTGTGCGCACCGACTGCAACCACATCTTCCTCAACTTCGTCCCCACAGTCATCATGGACCCCTCCAAG ATCGAGGAGTCGGTGCGGTCCGTGGTGATGCGCTATGGCAGCCGGCTCTGGAAGCTGCGGGTGCTGCAGGCCGAGGTGAAAATCAACATCCGCCTGACGCCCACTGCCAAGGCCATCCCCATCCGCCTCTTCCTGACCAATGAGTCCGGCTACTACCTGGACATCAGCCTCTACAAGGAAGTGAAGGACCCCACCACCGGCAGT ATCATGTTTCAGTCGTACGGGGACAAGCGAGGGCAGCAGCACGGGATGCTCATCAACACTGCCTATGTCACCAAGGACCTGCTCCAGGCCAAGCGGTTCCAGGCGCAGTCCTTGGGCACCACCTACGTGTATGACTTCCCGGAGATGCTCCGGCAG GCTCTCTCCAAGCTGTGGGGCTCCTCACAGCAGTACCGCAAGGACATCCTGACCTATACCGAGCTGGTGCTGGACTCGCAGGGGCAGCTTGTGCAGATGAACAGGGCTCCTGGAGGGAATCAG GTTGGGATGGTGGCTTTCAAAATGAAGCTGAAGACCCCCGAGTACCCGAAGGGCCGGGACATCGTGCTCATCTGCAACGACATCACGCACAGGATCGGCTCCTTCGGGCCGGAGGAGGACCTGGTCTTCCTGCGGGCCTCGGAGCTGGCGCGGGCCGAGGGCATCCCTCGCGTCTACATCGCTGCCAACAGCGGCGCCCGCATCGGCTTTGCTGACGAGATAAAGCACATGTTCCAGGTGGCCTGGGTGGACCCTGAGGACCCTTACAAG GGCTTCAAGTACCTGTACCTGACCCCCCAGGACTACACGAGGGTCAGCACCATGAACTCGGTGCACTGTGAGCATGTGGAGGAAGGGGGCGAGTCCAG GTATGTCCTCCGGGACATCATCGGGAAGGAAAATGGATTTGGGGTGGAAAACCTGAGAGCTGCTGGTACCATTGCGGGGGAGTCTTCTCGTGCTTACGATGAAATAGTGACCATCAGCATG GTGTCCTGTCGCGCCATCGGGATCGGTGCGTACCTGGTGAGGCTGGGCCAGCGCGTCATTCAGGTGGAGAACTCCCACATCATCCTCACTGGTGTCACCGCTCTCAATAAG GTGCTGGGCCGTGAAGTTTACACCTCCAACAACCAGCTGGGAGGGGTGCAGATCATGCACAACAACGGCGTTTCCCATGTCACCGTCCCGGATGACTTCGAGGGGGTCTACACCATCCTGCAGTGGCTCTCGTACATGCCCAAG GACAACCGGAGCCCAGTGCCCATCATTGCCATAACTGACCCCGTTGAAAGAGAAATCGATTTTATCCCTTCCAAAGTCCCTTATGATCCCAGGTGGATGCTGGCAGGGAGACCCCATCCAA caatCAAGGGGACCTGGCAGAGCGGCTTCTTCGACCAGGGCAGCTTCATGGAGATCATGAGGCCATGGGCTCAGACAGTTGTGGTTGGCAGAGCAAG gctgggaggTCTCCCTGTGGGTGTCATCGCCGTCGAGACCCGCACCGTGGAGGTGACCATACCTGCGGACCCGGCCAACCTGGACTCGGAGGCAAAG ATAGTCCAGCAGGCCGGGCAGGTCTGGTTCCCAGACTCGGCTTTTAAAACAGCCCAGGCTATTCGGGACTTCAACCGGGAGCATCTCCCGCTCATGATCTTCGCCAACTGGAGAGGCTTCTCCAGCGGCATGAAAG ACATGTACGACCAAATGCTGAAGTTCGGTGCCTTTATTGTCGATAGCCTGCGGGACTTCAAGCAGCCCGTCCTGGTCTACATCCCACCGCATGCAGAGCTGCGGGGGGGCTCCTGGGTGGTCATCGACTCCACCATCAACCCCCTGTACGTGGAGCTCTATGCGGACAAGGAGAGCAG GGCAGGCATTTTGGAGCCTGGAGGAGCAGTGGAGATTAAGTTTAGGAAGAAAGATCTGGTGAAGACCATGAGAAGGATCGATACAGTCTATGCCAAGCTGGCTGAGCAGCTGG GGACCCCCGAGCTGTCCGAGGCGCAGCgcaaggagctggagcagcagctcaagGCCCGGGAGGAGCTCCTGCTGCCCATGTACTATCAGGTGGCCCTGCACTTCGCTGACCTGCACGACACCCCGGGCCGCATGCAGGAGAAAGGCGTCATCACG GACATCCTGGAGTGGAAGAACGCCCGCTCCTTCCTCTACTGGCGCCTGCGccggctgctgctggaggaagtGGTGAAGGCTGAGGTCCTGAAGGCAAACAGGGAGCTGAGCCACATCCGCATCCAGTCCATGCTGCGGCGCTGGTTCATGGAGACGGAAGGAGCTGAGAAG GGCTACCTCTGGGACAACAACCAggtggtggtggagtggctGGAGAAGCACATGCAAGAGGATGAAAGCACGCAGTCAGCCATCCGGGAGAACATCAAGTACCTGCAGCGGGACTACGTGCTCAAGCGCATCCGGAG CTTGGTCCAAACCAACCCCGAGGTGACCATGGACTGCATCATCCAGGTGGCTCAGCACCTCAGCCCTGCACAGAAGGCCCAGGCTGTCCATCTCCTCTCAACGGTGGATAACAACAGCCCGTCTTGA